One region of Flavobacterium pisciphilum genomic DNA includes:
- a CDS encoding MlaD family protein translates to MKLTREIKTAILVIASILLFIWGYSFLKGKDLFTNYKTFYVEYDNVEGLATSAPVTLNGLGIGKINGIKINESTGKLLVELQLKTDFPISKSSTASIYEPGLIGGKQIAIYPNFNDKEPAVEGQLLKGTTKLGLTAGLADKLAPVQDKVEKMLVNIDKLVSGLNNVLDQKGQEDLKKSLAELSKTMEQFHKASGSINSILDTNKSQINGVVTNFNKMSGNFAKMSDSLNKADLGKTVRNLNQTLAKVDGIMGGLNSGKGTMGKLLKDEALYNNLQATSKELELLLQDVRLSPTRYVNVSLFGKKNKPYVAPVNDSISKK, encoded by the coding sequence TTGAAACTAACAAGAGAAATTAAAACGGCTATTTTAGTCATTGCATCAATTTTATTATTTATTTGGGGGTATAGCTTTCTAAAAGGCAAAGACCTCTTTACAAACTACAAGACATTTTATGTTGAATACGATAATGTAGAAGGATTAGCTACATCTGCACCTGTTACCTTAAACGGATTAGGAATTGGTAAAATCAATGGTATAAAAATTAATGAATCAACAGGGAAGCTTTTAGTTGAATTACAATTAAAAACTGATTTTCCTATTTCTAAATCAAGTACTGCTTCTATATATGAGCCGGGATTAATAGGAGGTAAGCAAATTGCTATTTATCCAAATTTTAATGATAAAGAACCAGCTGTTGAAGGACAATTATTAAAAGGAACAACTAAACTTGGTTTAACAGCAGGTTTGGCAGATAAATTGGCTCCAGTTCAGGACAAAGTAGAGAAGATGTTAGTTAATATTGATAAATTAGTTTCAGGATTAAATAATGTTCTAGATCAAAAAGGACAAGAAGACTTAAAAAAGAGTTTAGCTGAATTGAGTAAGACAATGGAGCAATTTCATAAAGCTTCAGGAAGTATTAATTCTATTTTGGATACTAATAAAAGTCAAATTAATGGAGTTGTTACTAACTTCAATAAAATGTCTGGGAATTTTGCTAAAATGTCAGACTCTTTAAATAAAGCTGATTTAGGTAAAACGGTTAGAAATTTAAACCAAACATTGGCTAAAGTTGATGGTATAATGGGAGGATTAAATTCAGGTAAAGGTACAATGGGTAAATTATTAAAAGATGAGGCTCTTTATAATAACTTACAAGCAACTTCTAAAGAATTAGAGTTGTTGTTACAAGATGTACGTTTATCACCAACACGTTATGTGAATGTTTCGCTTTTCGGAAAGAAAAACAAACCATACGTAGCACCAGTTAACGATTCGATTTCTAAAAAATAA
- a CDS encoding ABC transporter ATPase, which produces MYIPFENLPGESRIWIYQSNRKFSDEEFSEIETALQAFIEGWAAHGTSLEASYELKYNRFIILAVNQDVQAATGCSIDSSVEFIQSLEKKYDVDLLDKMNVTFKLGEHIAHKPLIDFKKMVKDKSVSENTIVFNNLVNNIEEYNESWEVPAADSWHSRFF; this is translated from the coding sequence ATGTATATCCCTTTTGAAAATTTACCTGGTGAATCCAGAATTTGGATTTATCAATCAAACAGAAAATTTTCTGATGAGGAATTTTCTGAAATAGAAACTGCTTTACAAGCTTTTATAGAAGGTTGGGCAGCACATGGAACGAGTTTAGAGGCTTCATATGAATTAAAGTACAATCGATTTATAATATTAGCAGTAAATCAAGATGTACAAGCAGCAACTGGCTGTTCTATTGATAGTTCAGTTGAGTTCATTCAAAGTTTAGAAAAAAAGTATGATGTTGATTTACTTGATAAAATGAATGTTACTTTTAAACTAGGTGAACATATTGCACACAAGCCTTTAATTGATTTTAAGAAAATGGTTAAAGACAAATCAGTATCTGAAAATACGATTGTTTTTAATAATCTAGTAAACAATATAGAAGAATACAACGAATCTTGGGAAGTGCCTGCAGCTGATAGCTGGCATAGTCGATTTTTCTAA
- the bshA gene encoding N-acetyl-alpha-D-glucosaminyl L-malate synthase BshA: MKIAIVCYPTFGGSGVVATELGLELARRGHEIHFITYSQPVRLALLNPNVHYHEVNVPEYPLFHYQPYELALSSKLVDMVKLYKIELLHVHYAIPHAYAGYMAKQMLKNEGIHIPMITTLHGTDITLVGNHPFYKPAVTFSINKSDYVTSVSQSLKDDTLKLFNIKNKIKVIPNFIELDKVKKDPDAPCHRYVMAKENERIITHISNFRKVKRIPDIIKIFYNIQKEIPAKLMMVGDGPEKEKAEILCQELGIYDKVIFFGNSNEIDKILCFTDLFLLPSETESFGLAALEAMSCGVPVISSNSGGLPEVNFDGYSGYLSDVGNVEEMAVNALKILKDDATLNEFKANALEVAKKFDIKNVLPKYEALYQKAINNYKEVK; this comes from the coding sequence ATGAAAATAGCAATAGTTTGTTATCCTACTTTCGGTGGGAGTGGGGTTGTAGCCACTGAGCTCGGCCTTGAATTAGCAAGACGTGGTCACGAAATTCATTTTATAACTTATAGCCAGCCTGTTAGGTTAGCACTTTTGAATCCTAATGTACATTATCATGAAGTAAACGTTCCAGAATATCCTTTGTTTCACTATCAACCTTATGAATTGGCTTTGTCAAGCAAATTGGTTGATATGGTAAAATTGTACAAGATAGAACTACTTCATGTGCATTATGCTATTCCTCATGCATATGCAGGCTATATGGCTAAGCAAATGCTTAAAAATGAAGGAATTCATATCCCGATGATTACAACGCTTCACGGTACTGATATTACCTTAGTAGGGAATCATCCGTTTTATAAGCCTGCTGTAACTTTTAGTATCAACAAATCGGATTATGTGACTTCGGTTTCGCAGAGTTTAAAAGATGATACTTTGAAATTATTCAATATTAAAAATAAAATTAAGGTAATCCCTAATTTTATAGAGTTGGATAAGGTGAAGAAGGATCCAGATGCTCCTTGTCATCGTTATGTAATGGCTAAAGAAAATGAACGTATCATTACTCATATTAGTAATTTTAGAAAAGTAAAACGTATTCCAGATATTATTAAGATTTTTTATAATATTCAAAAAGAAATACCTGCAAAATTAATGATGGTTGGGGATGGTCCTGAAAAGGAGAAAGCCGAAATTTTATGTCAGGAATTAGGGATTTACGATAAAGTAATCTTTTTTGGGAATAGCAATGAGATTGATAAAATCTTATGTTTTACAGATTTATTTTTGTTGCCATCAGAAACAGAGAGCTTTGGTTTAGCTGCACTAGAAGCTATGTCATGTGGGGTTCCAGTGATTTCAAGTAATTCCGGCGGATTGCCAGAAGTAAATTTTGATGGATATTCAGGATATTTAAGTGATGTTGGTAACGTTGAAGAAATGGCTGTGAATGCTTTGAAAATTCTTAAGGATGATGCAACTCTAAATGAGTTTAAGGCTAACGCTTTAGAGGTTGCTAAGAAATTTGATATTAAAAATGTATTGCCTAAATATGAGGCATTGTATCAAAAAGCAATTAATAATTATAAAGAAGTAAAGTAA
- a CDS encoding (Fe-S)-binding protein, with amino-acid sequence MSESLVVPTMAEMLAQGKQPEVLFWVGCAGSFDDRAKKITKAFVRILNRASVSFAVLGTEESCTGDPAKRAGNEFLFQMQAMMNIEVLNAYEAKKIVTACPHCFNTLKNEYPELGGQYEVVHHTEFLKSLLDDGRLTIEGGQFKGKRITFHDPCYLGRANKVYEAPRALIEKLDIELVEMKRSKANGLCCGAGGAQMFKDAEPGTKEINVERTQDALEVKPDIIAAGCPFCNTMLTDGIKHQEKEDSVKVLDIAELIANAQDL; translated from the coding sequence ATGTCAGAAAGTTTAGTTGTGCCAACAATGGCAGAAATGCTAGCCCAAGGGAAACAACCAGAAGTTTTATTTTGGGTAGGTTGTGCAGGAAGTTTTGATGATAGAGCTAAGAAAATTACAAAAGCGTTTGTGCGAATATTAAATCGTGCAAGTGTTTCTTTTGCAGTTCTTGGTACTGAAGAAAGTTGTACAGGTGATCCAGCAAAACGTGCTGGAAATGAGTTTTTGTTTCAAATGCAAGCGATGATGAACATTGAAGTTCTGAATGCTTATGAAGCAAAAAAAATTGTTACAGCCTGTCCTCATTGTTTCAATACGTTAAAGAATGAATATCCAGAATTAGGTGGACAATATGAGGTAGTACACCATACAGAATTTCTTAAATCTTTGCTTGACGATGGTCGATTAACCATTGAGGGTGGACAGTTTAAAGGAAAACGTATTACTTTTCATGATCCATGTTATTTGGGGAGAGCAAATAAGGTATATGAAGCTCCAAGAGCGTTAATTGAGAAACTTGATATCGAGTTGGTCGAAATGAAGCGTTCTAAGGCAAATGGATTATGCTGTGGTGCTGGTGGAGCACAGATGTTTAAAGACGCTGAGCCAGGAACTAAAGAGATTAATGTAGAACGCACACAAGACGCTCTTGAAGTTAAACCTGATATTATTGCAGCGGGTTGTCCGTTTTGCAATACAATGTTAACTGATGGTATTAAACATCAGGAAAAAGAAGATTCTGTAAAAGTATTAGACATTGCAGAGTTAATTGCAAATGCTCAGGATTTGTAA
- a CDS encoding N-acetylmuramoyl-L-alanine amidase family protein, which produces MDIFNKNRVIFSFFLTIMSFCAYSQSNVFKVTLDAGHGDHDFGAVYSGRIEKNIALAIVLKVGKILESYPNVNVIYTRKTDVFVGLIERANIANRANSSIFVSIHCNANKNTAAYGTETYVMGMNKAASNLEVAKNENSVITLEKDYKQKYEGFDPNSPESMIGMTLMQEEYLDYSIGLASKIEDAFGLMGKKLRGGGVKQAPFMVLHKAYMPRVLVETGFVSNPEEGDILNSEDGQNEYAKAIAGAIISYKKEYFGTGSSDPVDEKPSSKIIEKAAKDSTPVKTTNTAPPQKTTVKPNLDGSIYKVQLLASIKKTPLAPSNFKGLTGVSVVYENNVYKYTYQQTADYNQAKKYLQEAKNKGYDSAFLIAFKNGEKISIQDSLK; this is translated from the coding sequence ATGGATATATTTAACAAAAATAGGGTAATATTTAGTTTTTTTCTAACTATAATGTCATTTTGTGCCTATAGTCAATCTAATGTTTTTAAAGTAACGTTAGATGCAGGACACGGTGATCATGATTTTGGAGCGGTTTATAGCGGGCGGATTGAGAAAAATATCGCTTTGGCAATAGTTTTAAAGGTTGGAAAAATATTAGAGTCATATCCGAATGTTAATGTAATATATACTCGTAAAACAGACGTGTTTGTTGGTTTGATCGAAAGAGCGAATATCGCTAATAGAGCCAATTCTAGTATTTTTGTATCGATTCACTGTAATGCAAACAAAAATACAGCAGCATACGGAACTGAAACTTATGTAATGGGTATGAATAAAGCTGCTTCTAATCTTGAGGTGGCTAAAAATGAGAACTCGGTTATTACATTGGAGAAAGATTACAAGCAAAAATATGAAGGATTTGACCCAAATTCGCCAGAATCTATGATTGGAATGACTTTGATGCAAGAAGAATATCTAGATTATAGTATTGGTTTAGCTAGTAAAATAGAAGACGCATTTGGATTAATGGGAAAAAAATTACGCGGTGGAGGTGTAAAACAAGCGCCTTTTATGGTACTTCATAAAGCGTATATGCCAAGAGTTTTGGTAGAAACAGGATTTGTTTCTAATCCAGAAGAGGGAGACATCTTAAATTCAGAAGATGGACAAAATGAATATGCAAAAGCTATTGCGGGAGCTATTATTAGTTATAAGAAAGAATATTTTGGTACTGGATCTAGTGATCCTGTAGATGAAAAGCCGTCTTCAAAGATTATTGAGAAAGCAGCAAAAGATTCTACTCCTGTAAAAACAACAAATACAGCTCCACCTCAAAAGACTACTGTAAAACCGAATTTAGATGGCTCTATATATAAGGTACAACTTTTGGCTAGTATAAAAAAGACGCCATTAGCACCATCAAATTTTAAGGGCTTAACAGGAGTTTCTGTTGTCTATGAGAATAATGTTTATAAGTATACCTATCAACAAACAGCCGATTATAATCAAGCAAAAAAATATTTGCAAGAAGCAAAAAATAAGGGGTACGACTCTGCTTTTTTGATTGCATTTAAAAATGGAGAAAAAATTAGTATCCAAGACTCGCTTAAATAA
- a CDS encoding protease complex subunit PrcB family protein encodes MKKILVLFILVFAISCGTTKSVDKSTVLYEVLTQQSDGGGNIRFFEILSEPNEIKMLLSDESLKGKIDEGDISKANYIILNMGEKNTGGYSIGVEKVEETDKNIIITVKETAPAPDGMVMQVITYPYAVVKINSKKEIVIK; translated from the coding sequence ATGAAAAAGATACTAGTATTGTTTATTTTGGTCTTTGCAATCTCTTGTGGGACAACTAAATCTGTAGATAAAAGTACGGTTTTGTATGAAGTTTTAACCCAGCAAAGTGATGGTGGGGGAAATATTCGTTTTTTTGAAATCTTAAGTGAGCCCAATGAAATTAAGATGCTGCTAAGTGATGAATCCTTGAAAGGAAAAATAGATGAAGGTGATATTAGTAAAGCAAATTATATTATCCTGAATATGGGAGAGAAAAACACTGGTGGTTATTCTATAGGGGTCGAAAAAGTAGAAGAGACAGATAAGAATATTATTATCACTGTTAAAGAAACTGCTCCTGCTCCAGATGGTATGGTGATGCAAGTGATTACTTATCCTTATGCAGTTGTAAAGATAAATTCGAAAAAAGAAATTGTCATTAAATAA
- a CDS encoding UDP-2,3-diacylglucosamine diphosphatase — protein MKKRNVEVVVISDVHLGTYGSHARELSNYLSSIKPKILVLNGDIIDAWQFRKSYFPKSHLKVIQKIIGFASKGTKVYYVTGNHDEILRKFSEMTMGSFALVDKLILELDGKKAWIFHGDVFDASVQHSKWIAKLGGLGYDYLILTNRFVNWCLSKIDKEPYSFSKKIKASVKKAVKHISDFETTATDLAIEKKYDYVICGHIHEPKIIKKENKNGSTLYLNSGDWVENLTALEYHKKRWKLFHYSQMNFLEEENLFEMEDNLSNQLITSRFIPK, from the coding sequence TTGAAAAAAAGAAATGTTGAAGTTGTAGTAATATCGGATGTTCACTTAGGAACCTATGGAAGCCATGCAAGAGAATTAAGCAACTATCTATCAAGCATTAAACCAAAAATTCTAGTATTAAATGGGGATATAATTGATGCATGGCAATTTAGAAAATCATACTTTCCAAAGTCACATTTAAAAGTAATTCAAAAAATTATTGGCTTCGCTTCCAAAGGAACAAAAGTCTATTATGTTACTGGAAACCATGATGAAATCTTAAGAAAATTCAGCGAAATGACCATGGGAAGTTTTGCTCTGGTCGATAAATTAATTCTTGAATTAGATGGTAAAAAAGCTTGGATTTTTCACGGAGATGTATTTGATGCTTCTGTACAACACTCCAAATGGATCGCAAAACTAGGCGGATTAGGTTACGATTACCTAATTTTAACCAACCGTTTTGTAAACTGGTGCTTATCTAAAATAGACAAAGAACCCTATTCTTTTTCAAAGAAGATAAAAGCCAGCGTAAAAAAAGCAGTAAAACATATTTCAGATTTTGAAACAACTGCAACCGACTTGGCCATAGAAAAAAAATACGATTATGTAATTTGCGGGCACATTCACGAACCAAAAATTATAAAAAAAGAAAACAAAAACGGATCAACTCTTTATTTGAATTCTGGCGACTGGGTTGAAAATTTAACAGCTTTAGAATACCATAAAAAGAGATGGAAATTATTCCATTACTCACAAATGAATTTTCTAGAAGAAGAAAATCTTTTTGAGATGGAAGATAACCTAAGTAACCAATTAATTACGTCACGCTTTATACCTAAGTAA
- a CDS encoding dicarboxylate/amino acid:cation symporter, whose product MNNKTEIKKTSFFKGLTGQILIAMFLGATLGIILHNTISHEAAVEFSNKIKMLATIFIRLVQMIISPLVFTTLVVGIAKLGDIKTVGRIGGKALAWFFTASFVSLLIGLFYINILQPGVGLKLDHVDMSAATEVTAKTTTLSFENFVEHIVPKSIFEAMATNEILQIVVFSIFFGLAAASLGSTVKPVINALDKVSHVVLKMVNYVMNFAPIGVFGAIAGVFAVRDAGELAITYFKFFGSFLIGISTLWVVLIVVGYIFLKGRMTELLKRITGPVAIAFGTTSSEAVFPKLTEELEEFGVKDKIVSFMLPLGYSFNLDGSMMYMTFASIFIAQFYGVHLDLGTQMVMLLVLMLTSKGIAGVPRASLVVVAATCGMFDIPIEGIAIILPIDHFCDMFRSATNVLGNALATSVVGKWEGDNEINFDVPEDINS is encoded by the coding sequence ATGAATAATAAAACAGAAATCAAAAAAACATCTTTTTTCAAAGGTCTTACGGGGCAAATTCTTATTGCAATGTTTCTTGGTGCTACATTGGGTATTATATTACATAATACTATTTCACACGAAGCGGCTGTAGAGTTTAGTAATAAAATAAAGATGCTAGCTACTATTTTTATTCGTTTGGTACAAATGATCATTTCTCCTTTAGTATTTACTACTTTGGTAGTAGGAATAGCTAAGTTAGGAGATATAAAAACTGTAGGTAGAATTGGAGGAAAAGCATTGGCTTGGTTTTTTACAGCTTCTTTTGTATCCTTATTAATAGGGTTATTTTATATAAATATTCTTCAACCAGGAGTAGGTTTAAAACTAGATCATGTTGATATGTCGGCTGCGACTGAAGTAACGGCTAAAACAACAACTTTATCATTTGAGAATTTTGTTGAGCATATTGTTCCTAAAAGTATTTTTGAAGCAATGGCGACTAATGAAATCTTACAGATCGTTGTCTTCTCTATCTTTTTTGGATTAGCAGCAGCTTCATTAGGAAGTACTGTAAAGCCTGTTATAAATGCTTTAGACAAAGTATCACACGTTGTTCTTAAAATGGTGAACTATGTAATGAACTTCGCTCCAATTGGAGTTTTTGGAGCCATTGCAGGGGTATTTGCTGTAAGAGATGCTGGAGAGTTAGCCATTACATATTTTAAATTTTTCGGTTCATTCTTAATTGGAATTAGCACATTGTGGGTTGTTTTGATTGTAGTGGGGTATATTTTCCTTAAAGGAAGAATGACTGAATTATTAAAACGCATCACGGGACCTGTAGCTATTGCATTTGGAACAACAAGTAGTGAAGCTGTTTTTCCTAAATTAACTGAAGAGTTAGAGGAATTTGGTGTTAAAGACAAAATTGTTTCGTTTATGTTGCCATTGGGTTATTCATTTAATCTAGATGGTAGTATGATGTACATGACTTTTGCCAGTATTTTTATTGCTCAGTTCTATGGTGTGCATTTAGACTTAGGAACTCAAATGGTAATGCTTTTGGTTTTAATGTTAACCAGTAAAGGAATTGCAGGAGTACCAAGAGCTAGTTTAGTTGTTGTTGCTGCTACATGTGGTATGTTTGATATTCCTATAGAAGGGATCGCTATAATTTTACCAATTGACCATTTTTGCGATATGTTTCGTAGTGCCACAAATGTATTAGGTAATGCTCTTGCTACGTCGGTAGTAGGAAAATGGGAAGGAGATAATGAAATTAATTTTGATGTTCCAGAAGATATCAATAGTTAA
- a CDS encoding (Fe-S)-binding protein, translating into MSYLDNILFAILLIVGFGFFASSVKKIIRNINLGVDVNRKDNPKARWKNMAMIALGQSKMVKRPIAGVLHIVVYVGFIIINIELLEIIIDGLFGTHRVFAPYLGPVYDVLIGSFEILALLVLVAVTVFWIRRNVIRLKRFINPDLNGFPKNDANYILYFEVVLMTLFLLMNASDLHLQNVPGGFSHFHKAGSFPVSQFIAPIFNGMSNELVMLLCEAFWWLHITGILIFMNYLYFSKHLHILLAFPNTYFANLNPEGQFDNLESVTKEVKLMMDPNADPFAAAPVDENAAPSKFGASDVQDLNWVQLLNAYTCTECGRCTSSCPANQTGKKLSPRKIMMDTRDRLQEVGKNIDTNKGVFVPDNKSLLNDYITPEELWACTSCNACVEECPVNISPLSIIMDMRRYLVMEQSAAPMPLNAMMTNIENNGAPWQYSQQDRLNWKNEN; encoded by the coding sequence ATGAGTTATTTAGATAATATTTTATTTGCCATTCTTCTTATTGTTGGTTTTGGTTTTTTTGCTTCAAGCGTAAAAAAAATTATTCGAAACATAAATTTAGGAGTAGACGTAAATCGTAAAGACAATCCAAAAGCACGTTGGAAAAACATGGCTATGATTGCTCTTGGTCAGTCTAAAATGGTAAAAAGACCAATTGCAGGAGTATTGCATATTGTTGTTTATGTTGGTTTTATTATTATAAATATCGAATTACTCGAAATCATCATCGATGGTTTATTTGGTACTCATAGAGTTTTTGCGCCCTATTTAGGACCAGTATATGACGTGTTAATAGGTTCTTTTGAGATATTGGCTTTATTGGTTTTGGTAGCAGTAACAGTTTTTTGGATAAGAAGAAATGTTATTCGATTGAAACGTTTTATTAATCCAGATTTAAATGGATTCCCAAAAAATGATGCAAATTATATCTTATATTTTGAGGTAGTATTAATGACATTGTTTTTGTTGATGAATGCTTCTGATTTGCATTTGCAAAATGTTCCAGGAGGATTTTCACATTTTCATAAAGCAGGGAGTTTTCCTGTAAGCCAGTTTATAGCGCCAATTTTTAACGGAATGTCTAATGAGTTGGTTATGTTATTATGCGAAGCATTTTGGTGGTTGCATATTACAGGTATTTTGATTTTTATGAACTACTTGTATTTCTCAAAACATTTACACATTTTATTGGCTTTCCCAAATACGTATTTTGCTAATTTGAATCCTGAAGGGCAGTTTGATAATTTAGAATCAGTTACAAAAGAGGTTAAATTAATGATGGATCCTAACGCTGATCCATTTGCAGCAGCTCCTGTAGATGAAAATGCAGCACCAAGTAAGTTTGGAGCTAGCGATGTTCAGGACTTGAATTGGGTTCAGTTGTTAAATGCGTATACCTGTACAGAATGTGGTCGTTGTACTTCATCTTGTCCTGCAAATCAAACCGGTAAAAAATTGTCTCCTCGTAAAATTATGATGGATACTAGAGACCGTTTGCAAGAAGTAGGTAAAAATATAGATACAAATAAAGGAGTTTTTGTTCCAGATAATAAATCATTATTGAATGATTATATCACTCCTGAAGAATTATGGGCGTGTACCTCATGTAATGCATGTGTTGAAGAATGTCCAGTAAATATTAGCCCGTTATCAATTATTATGGATATGCGTCGTTATTTGGTTATGGAGCAAAGTGCTGCCCCAATGCCTTTAAATGCGATGATGACAAATATTGAAAATAATGGAGCACCATGGCAATACAGTCAGCAAGATAGATTGAATTGGAAGAATGAGAATTAA
- the aroC gene encoding chorismate synthase, which yields MAGNSYGTLFKITTFGESHGEALGGIIDGCPSGITLDLEAIQFEMSRRKPGQSAIVTQRKEPDDVQFLSGVFEGKTTGTPIGFIIPNTNQKSDDYSHIKDNYRPSHADYVYDKKYGFRDYRGGGRSSARETASRVVAGAIAKQMLPNIKINAYVSSVGPIHLDTPYQELDFSKTESNPVRCPDEAAAATMEEYIRDIRKQGDTVGGVVSCVIQNVPVGLGEPVFDKLHAELGKAMLSINAVKGFEYGSGFSGSEMKGSQHNDLYNPDGTTKTNLSGGIQGGISNGMDIYFRVAFKPVATIMQTQDSLDNKGNITPMTGKGRHDPCVVPRAVPIVEAMAAIVLADFHLINKTY from the coding sequence ATGGCGGGAAATAGCTACGGAACACTATTTAAAATTACAACATTTGGAGAATCACATGGGGAAGCTTTAGGCGGAATTATAGATGGTTGTCCTTCGGGAATAACCTTGGACCTTGAGGCAATTCAGTTTGAAATGTCAAGAAGAAAGCCTGGGCAATCAGCAATAGTAACCCAACGTAAGGAACCAGATGATGTACAATTTTTATCTGGAGTTTTTGAAGGAAAAACGACAGGTACTCCAATTGGTTTTATTATTCCGAATACAAATCAGAAATCAGATGATTATTCACATATAAAAGATAATTACAGACCGAGTCATGCCGATTATGTGTATGATAAGAAATATGGTTTCCGTGATTATCGTGGAGGAGGTCGTAGCTCTGCCCGTGAAACTGCCAGTAGAGTTGTTGCTGGTGCTATTGCGAAACAAATGTTACCTAATATTAAAATTAATGCTTACGTTTCGTCGGTAGGACCAATTCATTTAGATACGCCATATCAGGAATTGGATTTTTCTAAAACCGAAAGTAATCCAGTTCGTTGTCCAGACGAAGCTGCTGCAGCGACAATGGAAGAATATATTAGAGATATAAGAAAACAAGGTGATACTGTAGGGGGAGTTGTGTCATGCGTGATTCAAAATGTTCCTGTAGGTTTAGGTGAGCCAGTTTTTGATAAGCTACATGCTGAATTAGGAAAAGCAATGCTTTCTATTAATGCTGTAAAAGGTTTTGAATACGGTAGTGGCTTTTCAGGTTCAGAAATGAAAGGAAGTCAGCATAATGATTTATATAATCCTGATGGAACTACTAAGACAAATCTTTCAGGAGGTATTCAGGGAGGAATTAGTAACGGAATGGATATTTATTTTAGAGTTGCCTTTAAACCTGTTGCTACAATTATGCAAACACAGGATTCATTAGATAATAAAGGTAATATTACACCGATGACAGGTAAAGGACGCCATGATCCATGTGTTGTTCCTCGTGCTGTACCCATTGTTGAGGCTATGGCTGCAATAGTTCTTGCAGATTTCCATTTGATAAACAAAACATATTAG